The Alphaproteobacteria bacterium DNA window GATCAAAGTGCAGGTTCTCGTCCGCGAAAACAACGTCGATCAGGCGCTGCGCGTCCTGAAGAAGAAGATGCAGCGCGAAGGTGTGTTCCGCGAGATGAAGCTGCGGCGCAACTACGAGAAGCCGTCCGAGAAGCGCGCCCGCGAGCGGGCCGAGGCGATCCGCCGGGTGCGCAAGCTGATGCGCAAGCGCATGGAGCGCGAGGGCTA harbors:
- the rpsU gene encoding 30S ribosomal protein S21 — encoded protein: MQVLVRENNVDQALRVLKKKMQREGVFREMKLRRNYEKPSEKRARERAEAIRRVRKLMRKRMEREGY